The Triticum dicoccoides isolate Atlit2015 ecotype Zavitan chromosome 6A, WEW_v2.0, whole genome shotgun sequence genome has a window encoding:
- the LOC119318081 gene encoding uncharacterized protein LOC119318081, whose protein sequence is MLMLRAATARAASTLVAAARRRPGLLPVAIAGLSSSSSGPPSGGKRRKGQRRGEAKPLPQPQPLPGRSEIPSNKKPNAKDRRKVRPAAEESQGPSGQEIELRKQPPEKPKRVVRWRCATGCGACCKLDKGPEFPTPDEVFADFPDHLQLYKSMIGPDGWCNNYDKSNRTCNIYEDRPFFCRVEPKVFEEFFGVPRSKFDREACSACVDNIKMVYGQDSPELGNFKRVIREESSKHEASMNEVKLLDATNTTGT, encoded by the exons atgctCATGCTGCGGGCCGCCACCGCCAGGGCGGCGTCCACGCTCGTCGCCGCCGCCAGGAGGAGACCCGGCCTCCTGCCTGTCGCCATCGCCGGTCTCTCGTCCTCCTCATCAGGACCACCATCGGGCGGGAAGAGGAGGAAGGGCCAGCGGCGGGGCGAGGCCAAGCCCCTGCCCCAGCCTCAGCCCTTGCCTGGGCGCTCCGAGATCCCCAGCAACAAGAAGCCCAACGCCAAAGACAGGAGGAAGGTTCGACCAGCGGCGGAAGAGTCGCAAGGGCCATCGGGCCAGGAGATTGAGCTGAGGAAGCAGCCGCCGGAGAAGCCGAAGCGGGTGGTGCGGTGGCGCTGCGCGACGGGGTGCGGCGCGTGCTGCAAGCTCGACAAGGGCCCCGAGTTCCCCACCCCCGACGAGGTCTTCGCCGACTTCCCCGACCACCTCCAG CTGTACAAGAGCATGATTGGCCCTGACGGATGGTGCAACAACTACGACAAGTCCAACCGAACCTGCAACATCTACGAAG ACCGGCCATTCTTCTGCAGGGTCGAACCGAAGGTTTTCGAAGAGTTCTTTGGCGTGCCACGCAGCAAGTTCGACAGGGAAGCCTGCAG TGCTTGTGTGGATAACATCAAGATGGTGtatggccaggactctcctgagctTGGAAACTTCAAGAGGGTCATAAGGGAGGAAAGTAGTAAGCATGAGGCAAGCATGAACGAGGTTAAATTGTTGGATGCCACAAATACTACTGGTACCTGA